One Engystomops pustulosus chromosome 7, aEngPut4.maternal, whole genome shotgun sequence DNA window includes the following coding sequences:
- the RGS9BP gene encoding regulator of G-protein signaling 9-binding protein has product MLKEECKALLDALNKVTACYRHLVLTIGGTADSQNLREELKKTRQKAQELAVANRNKLTTTLKDNSLSKEDKAEFERLWVIFSTCMDLLETDMRRALELGQEFPLNIPKKHIIQTGMSGGTSGVAARAMSVQNMKYDGEHNIDVMDLMDLENEIKQVDEMMHEMEMKVGVPQWTVEAKQNPGAELKCATSAGASSPGTISTEEHKAICDLSKLLAAVVFSAVLFIAIVLAVCVVKLS; this is encoded by the coding sequence ATGTTGAAGGAGGAATGCAAGGCATTACTAGATGCTCTGAATAAGGTGACAGCATGTTACAGACATCTGGTACTCACCATCGGTGGCACCGCAGACTCCCAGAACCTACGGGAGGAGTTGAAGAAGACTCGACAGAAAGCCCAAGAGTTAGCAGTTGCCAACAGGAACAAGCTGACCACCACTCTGAAGGACAACAGTCTTAGCAAAGAAGACAAGGCTGAGTTTGAGAGACTATGGGTTATATTTTCCACTTGCATGGATCTGCTTGAGACGGACATGAGAAGAGCACTGGAACTTGGTCAAGAATTCCCTCTTAACATACCCAAAAAGCACATCATACAGACTGGCATGAGCGGGGGTACTTCAGGTGTGGCAGCCCGGGCCATGAGTGTTCAGAACATGAAATATGATGGGGAGCACAATATAGATGTGATGGACCTAATGGATTTGGAAAATGAGATCAAACAAGTAGATGAGATGATGCATGAGATGGAAATGAAAGTTGGTGTTCCTCAGTGGACCGTTGAAGCTAAGCAGAACCCGGGAGCTGAACTCAAGTGTGCAACAAGCGCTGGTGCTTCATCTCCTGGGACCATATCTACAGAAGAGCACAAGGCTATTTGTGACCTAAGTAAACTTTTGGCTGCGGTGGTCTTTAGTGCAGTCCTCTTCATTGCTATCGTACTGGCTGTTTGTGTGGTCAAACTTTCATAA